The genomic stretch GTTACTTGTTGATTTGACTAAAGCTGCACCTATTTTCTTGATCTTTATTTCTATTTTGGGACCGATTTTGGAAGAACTTGTCTTTCGAAAAGTGATTTTTGGTGGGCTAAGTAATGTGACGAATATTCATGTGGCCGCAGTTATTAGTTCGCTTTTCTTTGGATTACTTCACGGAGATATTTCTTTCTTACTTACTTATTTTGTCATCGGACTAATTCTTTGTTTCCTTTATACGAAAACAAAACGGATTGTTGTTTCGATGGGTGCCCATATTTTAATGAATACGATTGTTTTGCTTTTGAGTCTTGGAATTATTGGGGGATAATATGAAAAATTCATTAATAAAGCAAAGTTTTTTATATTTTGCACTTGGTCTTGTATTTGTATATTTTGTTGTTGTTCGTGTGGCTGATTATGGTTATGATGTGCTTGCATGTATACTAATTATCATGACATTAATGGATTTTGGTATTGGCATCGGTCTGATTATCACTGGACTTAAAAGACGTAAAAAAACCTGTAGAAAGTAAGTGTTGCTTACCTTCTACAGGTTTTTTTATTCTGTTTTCGCTGGATAATTTTCCAGGAAATAGATTAACGTTTGTAATTCCGTTGTAAGATCGATATGGTGCACACGAACTTGTTTCGGAACACTGATACGAGCTGGTGTAAAGTTTAGAATACCTTTTACATCTGCTTCAATTAAACGATCTACCGTTACTTGTGCTTCGTCAGCTGGAACTGTCAGAATAACTACTTCCACACCGTTTTCACGAACAATTTCTTCCATATCATTCAAATGATAGATTGGAATATCTTGTTGAACACTACCTACTTTCGCTGGATCTACATCAAATGCAGCAAC from Listeria monocytogenes ATCC 19117 encodes the following:
- a CDS encoding DUF4305 domain-containing protein, whose protein sequence is MKNSLIKQSFLYFALGLVFVYFVVVRVADYGYDVLACILIIMTLMDFGIGIGLIITGLKRRKKTCRK